In Caulobacter segnis ATCC 21756, the sequence GGCGCGAGCAGGTTTCTGCTTTGGCGTCGCCACCGCGCAAAACTCGCTCGGTAATCGGGATTACGCCGTAAGAATTCCCAGGCCAGGCCCGACGCGCTGAACCACGCCCCCGCACCACCACCACGGCGCTCGCCAGGCGGCTGCCCTGATCCCGGCGCGGCGACGGACGAAGCCATTCGCCCATGGCGCCAGACCTAAGAGCGGCAGGCACAGCTTAGCAGGACCATATTCCGCGATCTGATAGCGCGAAGGGTCCGTTTTCGGAGAGGCCGCTATGTGAGAGCCGATTTGGCGCACGTGCGGCACCATTTCACCGCGCGAAAACCGGCAGGAGTTTTAGCTGGGTCTGAACCGCAGTGTCACCGCGAGCAGTTCGTCCACCCATTGCAGTTCTTCTGCGGATAGGCCCGACAGACGTTGGACGATCGAGACGAGCGGATCGCTTCGTCCCTCCTCAATTGCGTAATCACCAATGCCGAAGAGGTCGCGCAGGTGGATGTCAAACACCGACGCCAATCGAACGAGCGTCTCGAAAGTTGGAGCGTTGCCGGCCTCAAGACTCTGGACGGTGCCCGGTTGGCGATCGATACGCTCGGCAAGTTGTGATTGGGTCAGCCCGAGACGCTTGCGGTGATGCTTCACCACAGCTCCGAGCTGTTCCTCCACCTTCGCCATCAGATCTGACGCTCACCCGTTACGTGTATCGGATGTTCTGCTAGGGCGGCGAAAGCACACAGACGCTCAAAACATATCTTTTCGGATTTTCCATCTTTCAAACATTGTTTTTCCATACGAATCTGTGGGCGATCGCTGTTCGGACCTCGCCCGTGGACGCAACCTCACCGCCCGCCCCGCCGCGCCAAACCCTGGCCGACTCGCTGGAACAGCTGTTCCGGCGGCATGACCGGTGGTTTCGTCCCTTGATGCGCCGCCGCCATGGCGACGCAGCCGAGGACCTCGTGCATGAAAGCTATCTGCGGGCCGCGCCCTACGCGGCCGCCGGGGCCATACGCCACCCCGAGGCGCTGCTGGTGCGCATCGCCGAGAACCTGGCCTCCAACATGCGGCGCGACCATCACCGCGAGATCGCCCAGGACCCGGAAACGACGCCCCCCGAGGCGCGATCGCTGATCGCCACCCAGGAGCACGCCGTCACCTTCAAACAGATCGTGCTAGCCCTGCCGCCGGAGTTGCGCGATGTTTTCGTGCTGAACCACGTCGAGGGCATGACCTACGAGGAGATCGCCGTCCATTTGGGGATTCCGCGGACGACGGTTCACCACAGGATGCGCAAGGCCTTGGAGAAGACGTCTAAAGCGATGCGGGACTAGGGCGGACGCTCGAGATGATCGATGACCGACAAAAGACCCTGCGCCAGGACAAGGAAGCGGCGGCCTGGTTCACGCTGTTGAGCGACACCGAGGTCGAGACCGAGGCGCTCGAACGCTTCGACAAGTGGATACAGCGCGACGGCAATCGCGCCGCCTATCGGCGGATCGAGGACATCAGCACCGCCGCGGGCGACTTGCGCGACGATCCAGAAATGCGCGCGGCGGCGCGCGAAGCGCTCGGCCGGCGCAAACCCAGGGCCAGCGCTTCCTCGTTGTTCAGGCTCGGGCCGCCGCGCCTTTGGGGCGGGCTGGCGCTGGCGGGCGTCATCGCCTCGGCCGTGTTGTTCGCCACGCTCACCCGGCCCAAGACATATGAGACCGCGGTGGGCGGGCGGATGACCGCGCAGCTGAGCGACGGCTCGACCGTGCAGCTCAACACCGACACGGCCCTGCGGGTGAAGTTCAGCCATGGCGAGCGGCGGCTCGAACTGGTCAGGGGCCAGGCCTTCTTCAACGTCGCCCATGACCCCGCCCGGCCCTTCCTCGTCAGGGCCGGCGCCATGGAAGTCCGCGCGCTCGGCACCCGTTTCGACGTCCGCCACGACAGCGCCGACGCCTCGGTGGCGCTCGCCCAGGGCCAGGTGCGGGTCCGTCAGCGGACCGGCCAGCGGCAAGCTTGGACCTTGTCGCCCGGCCAGGGGCTGACCGTCCTGTCCGACGGGCGCTCGACGGGTCCCGCGCGCATCGACGTCGCGGCCCTCACCGGGTGGACGCGCAACATCATCACCTTCCACGACATCGCGCTTGGCGACGCGGTGGCGGAAATGAACCGCTACGACCGCGCCAAGATCACCCTGGCCCCAGGGGTCCCAGCGCACGCCAAGCTCAGCGGCGTGTTCACGACCGGCGATCAGGAGGAGTTCCTCGACGCCGCCAAGGCGAGCTTTGATCTGGAAAGCCGCCGCAGACCCGACGGCGGCGTGGAACTACGGCCCCGCTCGAACGGTTGATGACAGAATAATTTCACAGGGGCGCTACCAACCCGCGCCGCCTGGCGTGTCTCCACCCGCAAAGCCGCTGGCTTCAAGCGCGTCATGTTGATCGCGCCCGGCGGCCCGGGGGGCCTGTATGAGTCCGTTTTCCAAGCGTTTCTGGGTCAGTTCCGCGTTGAGCGTCCTCACGTTCGGGCCTGTCTGGACCGCATCGGCGGCCGCCGCGCCGCAAGTCGAAGAGCAGCGTGTCAGCATCACGCTGGCGGCCGGGCCGCTGGATCAGTCGCTGCTCCGTCTGGCTCAGCTGACCCATGTGCGGATCATGTTTCAGAGCCAGATGGTCGCGGGGCTGAAGGCGCCCGCGGTGCAGGGCCAGATGTCGCCGCGCGAAGCGCTCGACCAGCTTCTGGTCGGCACCGGCCTTGAGCCGCAACAGGCCCGGCCAGGCGTCCTGGTGCTGCGCCGCGCGCCCACGCCGATCGCCACGGCGCGCCCGGTGGCCCAACCGGCGCGCGCCGCCGCGCCTGTCCAGGCCCCAACCCGGCGTCACGAAGCGCTGGACG encodes:
- a CDS encoding helix-turn-helix domain-containing protein, producing the protein MAKVEEQLGAVVKHHRKRLGLTQSQLAERIDRQPGTVQSLEAGNAPTFETLVRLASVFDIHLRDLFGIGDYAIEEGRSDPLVSIVQRLSGLSAEELQWVDELLAVTLRFRPS
- a CDS encoding FecR family protein; the protein is MIDDRQKTLRQDKEAAAWFTLLSDTEVETEALERFDKWIQRDGNRAAYRRIEDISTAAGDLRDDPEMRAAAREALGRRKPRASASSLFRLGPPRLWGGLALAGVIASAVLFATLTRPKTYETAVGGRMTAQLSDGSTVQLNTDTALRVKFSHGERRLELVRGQAFFNVAHDPARPFLVRAGAMEVRALGTRFDVRHDSADASVALAQGQVRVRQRTGQRQAWTLSPGQGLTVLSDGRSTGPARIDVAALTGWTRNIITFHDIALGDAVAEMNRYDRAKITLAPGVPAHAKLSGVFTTGDQEEFLDAAKASFDLESRRRPDGGVELRPRSNG
- a CDS encoding RNA polymerase sigma factor, translated to MDATSPPAPPRQTLADSLEQLFRRHDRWFRPLMRRRHGDAAEDLVHESYLRAAPYAAAGAIRHPEALLVRIAENLASNMRRDHHREIAQDPETTPPEARSLIATQEHAVTFKQIVLALPPELRDVFVLNHVEGMTYEEIAVHLGIPRTTVHHRMRKALEKTSKAMRD